The Pirellulales bacterium genomic interval GCGTCGTCAGGCACAGTTCGGTGGCAGGCAGGGCAGGTTTTCATAGGGCGTTAGGCGTTGGGCGTTGGGCGTTGGGCATTGGGCATTGGGCATTGGGCATTAGGCATTGGGCATTAGGACGGATTTGAAAATCGCGCCTAACGCCTAACACCCAAAGCCTAACGCCTTTCTCCAACCGGGCACGACATTCCACATTACTCCTTCTCCTCCTCGCCCTCCGCCGGCGGCAGCCGCCCGGCTGCCTGGTAAGCCAGCAGGCGAGAATTCTCGTCGCTGCTCGCAGCCGGCAGCGGGCCGTAATCAATATGCCCGACGACCAACGTCAATTGCCGCGACTGCGAGGCGCCGGGCCGGATCGTCAGTCCGGCAACTTCGTCGGCGGTCCAGCCAACGACGCATAAATCGCCGCCCACGCGCCCGTCGCCAATCTGGTTCTGCGCCAGCCGATACATGCTCCGCAAGTTCAGGCCGTCGTTGAATTGTTCGACAGTGACCGTCGATTTATCAAGCTGGTCCGACCACGAATCGGTCTCATCCGCCTTGCGATCGAGCAACTCGACGGTGACCGCGGCCCCGGCGCCGACCAGGCCGGCCCAGGCGCTATGCCGCGGCCCAATCACGCCCACGCCTTCCAATGCAAAACGCGTGTCGTTGGTCAGCCGGTAACGGTTGCCGCCCAAGGGCTGCCAGCCGAAGCCGCCCCCGGCGTCGAGCATCTCCTCGCTGTGAACCATGCCCGTCGTGTTCGACGAAATCTCCAGACCGTCCAGCGTCACCTGGGCCACCTCGTCGTCCTCGGCAAGCTGCGGAGTGCGCCGGTAGGCGACCGTGGTCAGCCCCTGGCCGATCACGCGCCGCTGTCCGGCCGCGAACGGCAGGGCCGCCGCCGACTGGTCGTCGAAGCGAAGTTGATAGCGTGTGCCCAAAGAGCTGTAAAGGGCCAGGTAGCGGGTCAGATGCCCGCGCGGATACGTGCCCTGAACTTCCAGCACGGCCAATTCGCTTTTCGATCGGGCAAAGCCGATGTCGAGCTGCGCCAAATAGACGACCGCCAACGCCCCGCCGATGGAAATCACCGGCGCCGCCGCCCAGGCCCATTCGACCCGTCCCAAGACGCGAAAAAAGCCCCAGTTGATCGGCACCAGGACCGCGATATAGGCGCCCAGCACCATCACCACGAACCGCGCGTCGGGCACCGTAATGCCGGCCGCTTTGCGCAGCGCGTCGAGTGCCACGTTCGAGGCCCCGCTGAAATCGTTCCAGCCCGCCGGGCCTGAGCCATACTGCGGCTCGCCTTCGCCCGCTTGAATCTGCGGCATCCCGAAGCGATTGAACTGGTTCGCTTGCTGGAACTCGTCGACCGGGGGCGCGGTGGGAGCGGCGCGAGTTCGCACCAGGTCGCCCAGCAGCTTGGGCGGAGCCTCGGCGTCGCGCGTGAAGTAGCGCACCTGGCTCACGCGCTGCGCGTCGTGCGACGGGTGCCCGTCGAGCCAATCGACGAACAGCGTTTCGTTGGTGAAGTGGAACTTGCGCGGCGCGCGGCGCAGCAAACAGGCGTTGAAGAAATTGTCGAAGCTGGGCCACTCGTGCAGCTCGCGCTGGCTGAGACGAAAGGCCGTCAGCACGATGCGTCCGCGGCCGACGCGGCGCTCGGCGACGAGCGGTTCTCCCGCCGACGCGACCAGCGTGGCGGCGTTCTCGGCCAGCTTGAGGTGGACGCCGCTCCAGGCACGCACGGCTTTGAGTACACGGTCGCCCTTGAGCCAGCCGGCGTTCAAGGTCTGGAGCGCGTCGACCGTGATCTGCCAGGTTTCGCCCGCCGAGGCCGGCAAGAACTCTTCCAAAAAACTCCCTTTGAGCGTGGGGAGCGTTTCGGGACCGCTGACGATAAGCTGCCCGCCCCAGTGCAGCCAATCGAGCATCGCCTGCTGCTGCTCGGTCGAGAGCTTCTTGGGTTCGAGGTCGTCCCAAATCACGTAGGCGATGCTCGTCCAGCCGAGCGTTTGCGAGGGCACCGGCGCCAGCGTCTTGATGTGCGGCAGTGCCACGCGATAGTGATGGGCATTGAGCGGCTCGATCAGCGCCTCGTTGGGCGCGGTGACCGAATCGAGGCTCTTCAAGAACGAGTAGGAATCGGGGTTCAGCGCCAGCACGAGAAGGTAATACTGGTGCGGCGGCATGGGGCGGATGGGCTGCGTCTCGCCGAACACGGGCGTGCCGCCCACGCCTCGCAGCAGCCGCGTGGCCACATTTTTGCCGCGGGTTTCCACCGGCGCGAAGACCGAAAACTCCAGCATCCGCCCTTGGCCTTTGGGCAGGATGACCGGCCGCGTAGTGCGCAGCTCGAAGGGAACTTCGTCAAGCGGCACCGGCCGGGCGGTCATATCGAGCGTTTCGCTGAGCAGTTCGCCGCGGAAGTCGAAATTGTTTGCCCGCGAAAGCAAGGAAGCGTTGGTCCAATGGCCCGGCTTGATGAACACCTGCTGGCGGTTCTCTTTGTCTTCCACACCGCCCGGCTGCACCGCGAACCGCAGAAACTCGAAGTTCGGCTTCTCCTGCTCCTTCTTCTTCAGTTCTTCGCGTTTGGCCTCGCGTTCTTCTTCGGTCAGCGGATCGTCGGAGCGGCAGCCGCGGCAGCCGACGACGGCCGGCGCCAGGCAGAGCCACACCAGCCAACCGACCGCGCAGCGCCGCGGAAGCCACTTTCGGGACGGCGGGGATGTAGGGGGGCGGCTTCGCGGATGGGCCATCGCTGTGTTCTGCCGCGTATTGCGGCTTGGTGCGGGCGGTGAGTCTCGTGTGGCAAGGCGTCTGTCATGAGTTTAAGCCTTTGCGGGCGGCAGAGAAAGTGTTCGCCGTCACTCTGTGCGGTTGCCGCTGCCCTCGACGCGATCGGCGACGAACGTGCGGTAATAGAGTGCGCACAGCAAGAGGTCGTCGTTGACGTCGGGCGGCAGGGCGAGCTTCTCGCGCAGCGGCTCGCCGACGTGCATGGCGATTTCCATCCGCCGCCGCCAGGGAAACGTTTGCCGCCGCTCGACGTAAGCGGCCAATGCCCGTGCCAGGCCGCGGCCCGGCTTGAACCCCGCCGGCAGCTCGGCCGCCAGCCGGACCGCTTCGGGCTCATTGATCTGCACCACGCCGTAGTGCCGCTGCGGCTCTTCGATGATCACCATCGTGCCGGCCGCCAGATCGCCCAAGCGCTGATAGCGGTCGTTCATCGTGGCCGTCGCCAGGCCCAGCAGGTAGGTGGGAAACGAGATTGGAAAGGAGCCTAAATCGAGCGTCGCCTGCGGCAGCGCATCGGCCGACCGTAGAAAGTTGCGCAGCACGGCTTGCCAGCCGTTGATGGGTTGCCCCTCGTCGGAGACAACCCGGATGCGCATGAGCCGCTTGCCGGGCGTCTGGCCGTTCCAATAGGCCTCGAACAGGCCGCCGTAAAACCAGTCCAGCACGAACCAGGCGACCATCCCCAACCCGACGCCCATGCCCTGCTGTCCCAGAACTCCGAAGCCAACGTAGAGCCCAAACCAAAGCATGGCGAGCGCCGCCACGCGGACCGCCACATCGATCAGATACGCCGGCAAGCGGCGAAACGGCCCCGCCACGCGGTACCGAAAGGCGATATTCTCAGGCGTGACAATCTCGATGCGCGTGTCGATCGGTGCGGCCTGAAGGTCCATAGTACACTCTCCGTCAGCAAACCACGAACGAGCAACCAGCAATCTACCGCAGGATGTAATTTTTCACGTCACCATTACGACTTGACGGGCTGGTAAGCCCATCCTCCCGCGTTACGCCAGCCGCTTGATCTCGGTGAACTCGTCGATCGACACCGTGGAGAGCGAGCCGTCGTCGAGGCGGAGCGTGATCTCGTCGCTGAACACTTTGTCGTCGAGGTTGCGGCGAAAGTGCAGGCCGTGGCGGCGGCGCGTCACGTGCTCCACCGTGCCCACGGTGCGGGTGGTCCAGACCTTCAGCCCCACCTTGATCTGATGGATCACTTCGATGCGATACCCCGGCCGCAGGCTGTTCAGTGCATCGCGTGTTGTCGGTTCGATCGCGGACATCACTCACACTTCCTTGGAATTGATCCAACTCATCAGGCGCCGCAAGCGGCGGCCGACTTCCTCGATGCCGTGCGAACGTTCGCGACGACGCATGGCCTTGAAGGCCGGTGCGTTGGCCTTGTTTTCCAGAATCCACTCACGCGCAAACTGCCCGCTCTGAATCTCCTC includes:
- a CDS encoding RDD family protein — translated: MDLQAAPIDTRIEIVTPENIAFRYRVAGPFRRLPAYLIDVAVRVAALAMLWFGLYVGFGVLGQQGMGVGLGMVAWFVLDWFYGGLFEAYWNGQTPGKRLMRIRVVSDEGQPINGWQAVLRNFLRSADALPQATLDLGSFPISFPTYLLGLATATMNDRYQRLGDLAAGTMVIIEEPQRHYGVVQINEPEAVRLAAELPAGFKPGRGLARALAAYVERRQTFPWRRRMEIAMHVGEPLREKLALPPDVNDDLLLCALYYRTFVADRVEGSGNRTE